One Nitrospira sp. DNA window includes the following coding sequences:
- a CDS encoding Glucose-6-phosphate 1-dehydrogenase, giving the protein MADARRKASNMTSGHVLSDLPPLRTPCVMVIFGIDGDLAKRKLIPALYNLMAGRFLPEGFAIVGLDRPEMTTGEFREKLDRVIGDYLPAAVDQSVWLALLERVHYLAGDFQEGLTYRRLNDLLQQVDASAGTGGNYMFYLATIPSLFSRIVIHLGEYGLTVERDGTWRRVVIEKPFGHDLQSARTLTHELQRVLHERQIYRIDHYLGKETVQNILVFRFANGIFEPVWNRQYIDHVQITVAESLGVEHRGRYYEQAGALRDMVPNHLLQLLCFLAMEPPNSFAADAVRDEKAKVLRGVVPLSSLDVLRFVSFGQYGPGTVNGKSVVGYRAEPHVAPESMTETFVAMKLFIDNWRWAGVPFYLRTGKRMVRRLTEIVVQFKRAPFMLFRKTDVDRLVPNVLVIRIQPDEGISLRFDAKVPGPTVRIGTVDMDFQYADYFGNAPNTGYETLLHDAMAGDATLFQRADNIELGWAVVQMILDVWRSLPEAAAFPNYHSGSWGPPEAEALLKREGREWWNGGQA; this is encoded by the coding sequence ATGGCTGATGCTCGTCGAAAGGCGTCGAACATGACCTCAGGGCACGTGCTCTCGGACCTTCCTCCCTTGCGGACACCCTGCGTCATGGTCATTTTCGGCATCGACGGCGACCTCGCGAAACGGAAGCTGATTCCGGCCTTGTACAACCTCATGGCCGGCAGGTTTCTGCCCGAGGGATTCGCCATCGTGGGACTGGATCGTCCGGAGATGACGACGGGGGAGTTTCGCGAGAAGTTGGATCGGGTGATCGGCGACTATTTGCCGGCCGCCGTCGATCAATCGGTCTGGCTGGCGCTGTTGGAGCGCGTGCATTACCTGGCCGGAGACTTTCAAGAGGGACTCACCTATCGCCGGCTGAACGATCTGCTCCAGCAAGTCGATGCGTCTGCCGGCACCGGCGGCAACTATATGTTCTACTTGGCGACCATTCCCAGCCTGTTCAGCCGGATCGTAATACACCTGGGGGAGTACGGCCTCACGGTCGAACGTGACGGCACCTGGCGGCGCGTCGTGATCGAAAAACCGTTCGGGCACGACCTGCAATCGGCAAGGACTCTGACCCACGAACTCCAGCGGGTGCTGCACGAACGCCAAATCTACCGGATCGACCATTACCTGGGGAAAGAGACGGTGCAGAATATCCTGGTCTTTCGATTCGCGAACGGCATCTTCGAGCCGGTCTGGAACCGCCAGTATATCGACCATGTGCAGATCACCGTGGCGGAAAGCCTCGGGGTCGAACATCGCGGACGTTATTATGAACAGGCGGGAGCATTGCGGGACATGGTGCCGAACCATCTGTTGCAATTGCTCTGCTTTCTGGCGATGGAACCGCCGAACTCCTTTGCCGCCGACGCCGTGCGCGATGAGAAGGCGAAAGTTTTGCGAGGGGTCGTGCCGTTGAGTTCCCTCGACGTGTTGCGGTTTGTCTCCTTCGGTCAATATGGCCCCGGCACGGTGAATGGGAAGTCGGTGGTGGGGTACCGGGCCGAACCGCATGTGGCGCCGGAGTCCATGACCGAAACGTTCGTGGCGATGAAGTTGTTCATCGATAATTGGCGCTGGGCCGGGGTTCCGTTTTACCTCCGGACCGGGAAACGCATGGTGCGACGATTGACCGAGATCGTGGTGCAGTTCAAGCGGGCTCCGTTCATGTTATTTCGAAAAACCGACGTCGATCGGTTGGTCCCGAATGTGCTTGTCATCCGCATTCAGCCTGATGAGGGCATTTCGCTTCGCTTCGATGCCAAGGTGCCGGGACCGACCGTACGGATCGGGACGGTGGACATGGATTTTCAATATGCCGATTATTTCGGCAATGCCCCCAATACCGGCTACGAAACGCTCCTGCACGATGCCATGGCCGGGGACGCGACGCTCTTTCAACGGGCGGATAACATCGAACTGGGTTGGGCGGTCGTACAGATGATCCTGGATGTCTGGAGGTCGCTTCCTGAGGCGGCGGCGTTTCCAAACTATCACAGCGGAAGTTGGGGGCCGCCGGAGGCAGAGGCGTTGTTGAAGCGTGAAGGCCGTGAGTGGTGGAATGGAGGGCAGGCATAG
- a CDS encoding Peptide-methionine (S)-S-oxide reductase MsrA, whose translation MGQVGMEIATLAGGCFWCLEAVYDQVKGVRSVESGYIGGQVNNPTYEQVCGGRTGHAEAVRITFDPQVVTYRDLLNIFFVIHDPTTLNRQGNDSGTQYRSVIFYHSPEQKQIAEEVIAAVSEERLYHNPIVTEVTPAGRWFEAEAYHQEYFARNPFQGYCTSVVGPKVAKFRQHFASLLKA comes from the coding sequence ATGGGCCAGGTGGGGATGGAGATTGCGACCCTGGCGGGCGGCTGTTTTTGGTGCCTTGAAGCGGTCTATGACCAGGTCAAGGGAGTCCGGTCGGTCGAATCAGGGTACATCGGCGGACAGGTGAATAACCCGACCTATGAGCAGGTGTGCGGTGGACGGACCGGACATGCGGAGGCGGTCCGGATCACCTTCGATCCTCAGGTGGTCACCTATCGTGACCTGCTGAACATATTTTTCGTCATCCACGATCCCACCACGCTCAACCGGCAGGGCAACGACAGCGGGACGCAATATCGGTCCGTGATCTTCTACCATTCCCCGGAGCAGAAGCAGATTGCCGAAGAAGTAATCGCGGCAGTCTCCGAAGAGCGGCTCTACCACAATCCGATCGTGACCGAAGTGACACCAGCCGGTCGGTGGTTCGAGGCTGAGGCCTACCACCAGGAATATTTTGCGCGCAATCCGTTTCAGGGGTACTGCACCTCTGTTGTGGGTCCCAAGGTGGCCAAGTTTCGCCAGCACTTTGCCTCGCTGCTCAAGGCGTAA
- a CDS encoding tRNA-(cytosine32)-2-thiocytidine synthetase TtcA: MQRPTLSPSTTPLHPASRTDETEKLETRLCRLVGQAIADYRMIEDGDKVMVCLSGGKDSYGLLEILLSLRSRAPVHFDIIAVNLDQKQPGFPAHVLPEYLTRHGVPFHIETRDTYSIVKRLIPEGQTTCSLCSRLRRGHLYRLATELGATKIALGHHRDDILETLLLNLFFTGKLKAMPPKLRSKSGRHMVIRPLAYVKEADLARYAALLQFPIIPCDLCGSQEDLKRKQVKVLLREWNERFPGSNDSLFAALSNVAPPLLLDRRLFDFSSLRTDVGAAESGGNDAEDDLL, from the coding sequence ATGCAACGCCCTACCCTTTCCCCCTCCACCACTCCCCTTCATCCGGCCTCGCGCACCGACGAGACAGAGAAGCTGGAGACGCGTCTCTGCCGCCTCGTGGGACAGGCCATTGCCGACTACCGCATGATCGAGGATGGCGACAAGGTCATGGTCTGTCTTTCAGGCGGGAAAGACAGTTATGGCCTCCTGGAGATTCTGCTGTCCCTGCGCAGCCGTGCGCCGGTTCATTTCGACATCATCGCCGTCAACCTGGATCAAAAACAACCGGGCTTTCCCGCCCATGTGCTCCCGGAGTACCTGACCAGGCACGGTGTGCCGTTTCACATCGAGACGCGCGACACCTATTCGATCGTCAAGCGTTTGATCCCGGAAGGCCAGACCACCTGCTCCCTCTGCTCCCGCCTTCGGCGCGGCCACCTCTATCGGCTTGCGACGGAGTTGGGCGCCACCAAAATCGCCCTGGGCCACCACCGTGACGACATCCTTGAAACACTCCTGCTCAATCTGTTCTTTACCGGCAAGCTGAAGGCCATGCCGCCGAAGCTGCGTTCCAAGAGCGGCCGCCACATGGTGATCCGCCCATTGGCCTATGTGAAGGAAGCGGACTTGGCCCGATATGCCGCCTTGCTTCAATTTCCGATCATCCCCTGCGACCTCTGTGGTTCACAGGAAGATCTGAAGCGAAAACAGGTCAAGGTTCTCCTCCGCGAGTGGAACGAGCGATTCCCCGGCTCCAACGACAGCCTGTTCGCGGCCCTCTCCAACGTGGCGCCGCCCCTGCTGCTGGACCGTCGGTTGTTCGATTTTTCTTCACTTCGGACTGATGTCGGTGCGGCAGAATCCGGCGGGAACGATGCCGAAGACGACCTGCTCTAA